In the genome of Desulfovibrio sp. JC010, one region contains:
- a CDS encoding DivIVA domain-containing protein, with protein sequence MSLSKIDLLNKKFSKSLFGYSKSEVDQLMVELADVLGASADEKKQLQKMVSRRESTITEFRQREETLRDTLMTTQKMVDDLKATARKEAEVIINEAHSRAEVILQQAHNRLAQIHEDINELKRQRTRFEVELKALLESHLKTLEIGDPEVEKVEAIESKLKFFKKAK encoded by the coding sequence ATGAGTCTTTCTAAAATAGACTTGCTTAATAAGAAGTTTTCAAAATCCCTGTTCGGGTATTCCAAGAGCGAAGTTGACCAGCTCATGGTCGAGCTTGCGGATGTTCTGGGTGCTTCTGCCGATGAAAAGAAGCAGCTACAGAAAATGGTTTCCCGCCGGGAAAGCACCATTACCGAGTTCCGCCAGCGTGAGGAAACCCTGCGCGACACCCTGATGACCACCCAGAAGATGGTGGACGACCTTAAGGCTACCGCAAGGAAGGAGGCTGAGGTCATCATCAATGAAGCCCACTCAAGGGCGGAGGTGATCCTGCAGCAGGCCCATAACAGGCTGGCCCAGATTCATGAAGACATCAACGAATTGAAGCGGCAGAGAACCCGTTTTGAGGTTGAGCTCAAGGCTCTTCTTGAATCTCATCTCAAGACGCTCGAAATCGGTGATCCCGAGGTTGAGAAGGTTGAAGCCATCGAATCCAAACTTAAATTCTTCAAGAAGGCCAAGTGA
- a CDS encoding DUF167 domain-containing protein, which produces MTEVIAELPSYIRPCGHGSWRVSVWVQPGAKNEGVTGEYQDSVRVRINAPAVDNKANKALAAFVATRLGLKKRNISIASGHSNRKKVLLVESDVEPRWEGIIPAGA; this is translated from the coding sequence GTGACCGAAGTTATTGCTGAACTCCCATCTTACATAAGGCCCTGCGGACACGGTTCGTGGAGGGTCTCCGTATGGGTGCAGCCCGGTGCCAAAAACGAGGGCGTTACCGGGGAGTATCAGGACAGCGTGCGTGTGCGTATAAACGCGCCCGCTGTTGATAACAAGGCCAACAAGGCTCTTGCCGCATTTGTCGCGACCCGTCTGGGTCTCAAAAAACGAAATATTTCCATTGCATCAGGTCATTCCAACCGTAAAAAGGTTTTACTGGTGGAGTCTGATGTCGAACCGCGTTGGGAAGGGATAATCCCTGCCGGCGCCTGA
- a CDS encoding DUF465 domain-containing protein, with the protein MEQREIELIEQLAGQDSEINALWNQHNEFKKLIDKMEAKSYLSETETQEVKELKKKKLAGKTKLQALLDKHK; encoded by the coding sequence ATGGAACAGAGAGAGATTGAACTGATCGAGCAGCTAGCGGGCCAGGACAGCGAAATTAACGCCCTATGGAACCAGCACAACGAATTTAAGAAACTCATCGATAAAATGGAAGCTAAGAGCTACCTGAGCGAAACCGAGACTCAGGAAGTTAAAGAACTCAAAAAGAAAAAACTCGCTGGAAAGACAAAGCTGCAGGCTTTGCTCGACAAGCATAAATAA
- the ilvB gene encoding biosynthetic-type acetolactate synthase large subunit: protein MELTGAQIFLECLKKEGVDVVFGFPGGAVIDIYDELPNYPFKHILVRHEQGAIHAADGYARATGDVGVCLVTSGPGATNTVTGIATAYMDSIPVVIFTGQVPTPLIGNDAFQEVDIVGITRPCTKHNYLVKDIKDLAYTVRQAFYLARTGRPGPVLVDLPKDIMQQKFEFKWPEDVSLRSYNPNLKPHARQIKKVAKLIEGAERPLIYAGGGVISSGAEDELTWLAKSLDIPVTATLMGLGAFPGDDPLWLGMLGMHGTYAANMAINNADLVLAIGARFDDRVTGKVSTFAPKATLVHIDIDPTSIQKNVAVHVPLVSDCKSALSALKSEMEPRLETVDWEVAHAVWVRQVQEWAETHPLRYKKSETEYIKPQRVVEKVYEISKGEAIVATEVGQNQMWAAQFYKFKRSKSFLSSGGLGTMGFGLPAALGAQMAFPDKLVVNIAGDGSIQMNIQEMMTAVCNNLPVKIVILNNGYLGMVRQWQELFYNRNYCETCMDAQPDFVKLAEAYGAAGYRVTEEKDLEPMLKEAFSNGKPTIIDVRVDPEENVYPMVPAGASLTDMLLV, encoded by the coding sequence ATGGAGCTCACCGGAGCTCAGATATTTCTTGAATGTCTGAAAAAGGAGGGTGTGGACGTCGTATTCGGATTCCCCGGAGGGGCAGTAATCGACATATACGACGAATTACCCAATTATCCGTTTAAGCACATACTTGTAAGGCACGAACAGGGTGCAATCCATGCTGCGGACGGCTATGCACGCGCCACCGGCGATGTAGGAGTCTGCCTCGTGACATCAGGTCCCGGAGCGACCAACACTGTTACCGGCATAGCAACGGCGTACATGGATTCAATTCCGGTGGTTATTTTCACCGGGCAGGTTCCCACCCCGCTGATCGGAAACGATGCGTTTCAGGAAGTGGATATAGTAGGAATCACCCGTCCCTGCACAAAGCATAATTATCTGGTCAAGGACATCAAAGACCTCGCCTACACCGTCCGTCAGGCTTTTTATCTGGCCCGTACAGGACGCCCCGGCCCGGTTCTGGTTGACCTGCCCAAGGACATTATGCAGCAGAAATTCGAGTTTAAGTGGCCTGAAGATGTGTCGCTCAGGAGCTATAATCCTAATCTGAAACCGCATGCGCGGCAGATTAAAAAAGTCGCAAAATTGATCGAAGGTGCAGAAAGACCCTTGATTTATGCAGGCGGAGGGGTTATCAGCTCTGGAGCTGAGGATGAACTGACATGGCTCGCCAAGAGTCTTGACATTCCGGTGACAGCTACTCTTATGGGGCTGGGAGCCTTTCCCGGTGACGATCCCCTCTGGCTGGGGATGCTGGGAATGCACGGCACCTACGCCGCAAACATGGCAATAAATAACGCGGACCTCGTCCTGGCAATCGGGGCGAGGTTCGATGACCGTGTGACCGGCAAGGTCAGCACATTTGCCCCCAAAGCCACTCTTGTTCACATCGATATTGACCCCACCTCAATTCAGAAGAACGTAGCCGTACACGTGCCGCTGGTCTCCGACTGCAAAAGCGCATTGTCTGCATTAAAGAGTGAAATGGAACCGAGGCTTGAAACCGTGGACTGGGAAGTTGCCCACGCCGTATGGGTCAGGCAGGTTCAGGAGTGGGCTGAAACCCATCCTCTGCGCTATAAAAAGAGCGAAACTGAGTATATCAAGCCCCAGCGGGTCGTGGAGAAAGTCTACGAAATCAGCAAGGGTGAAGCCATTGTCGCCACCGAAGTGGGCCAGAACCAGATGTGGGCCGCCCAGTTCTATAAGTTTAAACGCTCCAAATCATTCCTTTCATCTGGTGGTCTCGGCACCATGGGCTTCGGACTTCCCGCAGCTCTGGGTGCTCAGATGGCCTTCCCGGACAAGCTTGTTGTCAACATTGCCGGAGACGGTTCCATCCAGATGAATATTCAGGAAATGATGACTGCCGTATGCAACAACCTTCCCGTAAAAATTGTTATCTTGAATAACGGCTATCTCGGAATGGTCCGCCAGTGGCAGGAGCTTTTTTACAACCGCAACTACTGTGAAACCTGCATGGATGCCCAGCCGGACTTCGTGAAACTTGCCGAAGCATACGGAGCCGCCGGGTACCGGGTTACTGAAGAAAAAGACCTCGAACCGATGCTCAAGGAAGCTTTCTCCAACGGAAAGCCCACCATCATCGATGTCCGCGTGGATCCGGAAGAGAACGTGTACCCCATGGTTCCCGCCGGTGCTTCATTAACCGACATGCTGCTCGTTTAG
- the ilvN gene encoding acetolactate synthase small subunit has product MRHTLSVTVENEPGVLSRVVGLFSGRGFNIESLNVAPTLEEGVSQMTITTLGDEHIMEQIVKQLRKLVTVIKVVDMAEHKAVEREMVILKVNAEDTKRAEILRIVDIFRCKVVDVSPDELSIEVTGDHGKIEALINMLTRFGIKEVARTGTVAMKRALQA; this is encoded by the coding sequence ATGAGACATACTTTATCCGTGACAGTTGAAAACGAGCCCGGGGTTCTTTCCAGAGTTGTAGGACTGTTCAGCGGGCGAGGATTCAACATTGAATCCCTCAACGTTGCTCCCACCCTTGAGGAGGGAGTTTCCCAGATGACCATTACAACGCTCGGTGATGAGCACATCATGGAGCAGATTGTGAAACAGCTGCGCAAGCTGGTTACAGTCATCAAGGTCGTTGATATGGCGGAACATAAGGCCGTTGAGCGTGAAATGGTTATTCTCAAGGTTAATGCCGAAGACACCAAGCGCGCAGAGATTCTACGCATTGTAGATATCTTCCGCTGCAAGGTTGTGGACGTCAGCCCGGATGAACTTTCCATTGAAGTTACCGGCGACCACGGCAAGATCGAAGCTCTGATCAACATGCTCACCCGTTTCGGTATTAAGGAAGTAGCCCGCACCGGCACCGTCGCCATGAAACGTGCCCTGCAAGCTTAG
- the ilvC gene encoding ketol-acid reductoisomerase, translated as MKVYYENDADLNLLKDKTVAIIGYGSQGHAHAQNLRDSGVKVVVGQRPGGANYELAKEHGFEPVSAAEAAAQADLIMILLPDQVQAEVYKNDIAPNLKSGDVLAFGHGFNIHFEQITPPADVDVIMAAPKGPGHLVRRTYTEGGAVPAIIAVDQDASGKAFDIALAYAKGIGATRSGVLQTTFREETETDLFGEQAVLCGGLSELIKAGFETLVEAGYKPEIAYFECLHECKLIIDLIYEGGLAKMRDSISDTAEYGDLTRGPRVINEESRKEMKKILKEIQQGEFAREFIAENNNGKAHFSAMRRIGKEHQIEQVGGELRKMMSWLKK; from the coding sequence ATGAAAGTTTATTATGAAAATGACGCTGATCTGAATCTGCTCAAAGATAAGACAGTTGCCATCATCGGTTACGGCAGTCAGGGCCACGCCCACGCACAGAACCTTCGTGATTCCGGCGTTAAAGTTGTAGTTGGTCAGCGTCCCGGCGGCGCAAACTACGAACTCGCCAAAGAACACGGTTTCGAACCCGTAAGTGCAGCTGAAGCAGCAGCACAGGCCGATCTCATCATGATCCTCCTGCCCGACCAGGTTCAGGCTGAAGTGTACAAAAACGACATCGCACCCAACCTGAAGTCCGGCGACGTCCTTGCTTTCGGACACGGTTTCAACATCCATTTCGAACAGATCACTCCTCCTGCGGACGTTGATGTAATCATGGCTGCTCCCAAAGGACCCGGCCACCTTGTACGCCGCACCTACACCGAAGGCGGAGCTGTTCCCGCAATCATCGCTGTTGATCAGGATGCTTCCGGTAAAGCTTTCGATATCGCACTTGCTTACGCAAAAGGCATCGGCGCAACCCGTTCCGGTGTACTGCAGACCACCTTCCGTGAAGAAACCGAAACCGACCTTTTCGGTGAGCAGGCTGTTCTCTGCGGCGGTCTCTCCGAGCTGATCAAAGCAGGTTTCGAAACCCTCGTAGAAGCGGGTTACAAGCCTGAAATCGCTTACTTCGAGTGTCTGCACGAATGCAAGCTGATCATCGACCTCATTTACGAAGGCGGTCTCGCCAAAATGCGTGATTCCATTTCCGATACCGCTGAGTACGGTGACCTGACCCGCGGTCCTCGCGTTATCAACGAGGAAAGCCGCAAGGAAATGAAGAAGATCCTCAAGGAAATCCAGCAGGGTGAATTCGCTCGTGAATTCATCGCCGAGAACAATAACGGTAAGGCTCATTTCTCTGCCATGCGCCGCATTGGTAAAGAACACCAGATCGAGCAGGTCGGTGGCGAACTCCGCAAAATGATGAGCTGGCTCAAGAAGTAA
- a CDS encoding RNA-binding protein produces the protein MSKNIYVGNLPWSSSEEDVRAAFEEFGEVISVKLINDRETGRPRGFGFVEMEDNGAIKAIESLDGTDFGGRNLKVNEARPREERPRRW, from the coding sequence ATGTCGAAGAACATTTACGTGGGCAATCTTCCCTGGAGCTCTTCCGAGGAAGATGTGAGGGCAGCTTTTGAAGAATTTGGTGAAGTTATTTCTGTTAAACTCATCAATGACCGTGAAACCGGCCGCCCCCGTGGATTCGGTTTTGTTGAAATGGAAGACAATGGTGCAATCAAAGCTATTGAAAGCCTTGACGGTACTGACTTCGGTGGCCGTAACTTGAAAGTTAATGAAGCCCGTCCGAGGGAAGAGCGTCCTAGACGCTGGTAA
- the infA gene encoding translation initiation factor IF-1, with protein sequence MAKEEGIAVNGTVEEALPNAMFRVELENGHEVLAHISGKMRKFRIRVMPGDKVTVELSPYDLTRGRITYRPR encoded by the coding sequence TTGGCTAAAGAAGAAGGAATTGCAGTTAATGGCACCGTGGAAGAAGCTCTCCCTAACGCTATGTTTCGCGTAGAGCTTGAAAACGGTCATGAGGTTCTGGCTCACATCTCCGGTAAGATGCGTAAGTTCCGCATCAGGGTTATGCCCGGTGATAAGGTTACTGTTGAGCTCTCTCCTTACGATCTCACTCGCGGCAGAATTACTTACCGTCCCCGGTAG
- the tsaA gene encoding tRNA (N6-threonylcarbamoyladenosine(37)-N6)-methyltransferase TrmO produces MNTNLEIIGYVYSEIKDRENAPKQGCEGGVEAIVEIKEEFSESMDGLSVGSEILLFTWLHEADRSCQKVHPRGDESRPKRGVFSTRSPDRPNPIGLHPVTITEVDGCKIKVRPMEAIDGTPLVDIKIDQR; encoded by the coding sequence TCTATTCAGAAATAAAAGACAGAGAAAACGCCCCCAAACAGGGCTGCGAAGGCGGCGTGGAAGCTATTGTGGAAATCAAGGAAGAATTCAGTGAATCCATGGACGGACTCAGCGTAGGAAGCGAAATACTGCTCTTTACATGGCTGCACGAAGCAGACCGCAGCTGCCAGAAAGTTCATCCACGCGGAGATGAATCAAGGCCGAAACGGGGTGTATTTTCCACCCGTTCCCCGGACAGACCGAATCCCATCGGCCTGCACCCGGTAACCATCACTGAAGTGGACGGATGCAAAATAAAAGTCCGCCCTATGGAAGCCATAGACGGAACGCCGCTGGTAGATATCAAAATTGACCAGCGTTAA